One genomic segment of Helianthus annuus cultivar XRQ/B chromosome 14, HanXRQr2.0-SUNRISE, whole genome shotgun sequence includes these proteins:
- the LOC110907967 gene encoding uncharacterized protein LOC110907967, translating to MISIGVIGLLMFADHRKLFQVVPNDVKNMWNEWALRGLIIISLVSQITLILLGNVRKYNPRTRIRMALWFAYLLAYAVAAAALGVITRTALDVCNTYTSHSLSQVHKQNTSELMSFWAPFLLLHLGGPDAITAFALEDNELSLRHFVEILFQSGVALYILLLSWPGCSDLPQLSILVYLAGFIKCAERIMALRLANTENLRDSMLGPPDPGPNYPKFLESLYLKKSQGFIASVDDIHESPLPANDHAYPVGGNVISEAYQLFQTFKRLFVDLILTFVDRDGSQSYFRHLNPIQAFHVVEIELGFAYDMLYTKANVVYTFRGLMLRLISSFFLLLVTVGFYFLSDMSNYHFIDIVITYLIIGVAILLEIVAVITMLCSDWTDHWLSQRKMTRNALIFPFLKNPTKLRWSGSTAQFELLSVALEEKPATFLQVQKFFGIDNIRVQHRYKTYSKVTDNLKYLIYTQFRELMVVNSDPRVLCTHRGSFSLRHTDCNALRWSVTEVEFDQSILIWHIATSLCYYGDLDLTDEVNANIYRTESKHISDYLLYLLISYPVMLPVGIGMIRYRDTCAEAMRFFKEKGPITEKVEACVKLLEVDSLEVLPSKVKGDRCKSALFDGCRLALTLKKMEMERMWTVTSQVWIEIMAHAATHCRGFHHEQQLRKGGEFLTHVWLLMAHLGITEQFQVSQGHARARVNVL from the exons ATGATATCCATTGGTG TTATAGGTTTGCTTATGTTTGCAGACCACAGAAAACTATTCCAAGTAGTGCCAAATGATGTAAAAAATATGTGGAACGAGTGGGCCCTACGTGGGCTGATTATAATCAGTCTTGTTTCACAGATCACCTTAATTTTACTAGGCAACGTTCGGAAATACAATCCAAGAACACGAATCAGAATGGCTCTCTGGTTTGCCTACTTATTGGCATACGCGGTGGCAGCAGCAGCCCTTGGTGTTATTACCCGAACAGCCTTAGATGTATGCAACACCTACACCTCCCATTCCCTTTCACAAGTTCACAAACAAAATACAAGTGAACTCATGTCGTTTTGGGCaccctttctcctccttcacctTGGTGGTCCAGATGCAATTACCGCCTTTGCGTTAGAAGATAACGAGCTTTCTTTAAGACATTTTGTGGAGATACTCTTTCAATCCGGAGTAGCTCTTTATATCCTTTTGTTATCCTGGCCTGGCTGTTCAGATCTCCCACAGTTAAGCATATTAGTTTACCTAGCTGGTTTCATCAAATGTGCAGAACGTATTATGGCTCTACGGTTAGCCAACACTGAGAATCTCCGCGACTCGATGCTTGGTCCCCCTGACCCGGGTCCCAATTATCCCAAATTCCTGGAGAGTCTCTACTTGAAAAAGTCACAGGGTTTCATTGCGAGCGTTGACGACATCCACGAGTCTCCACTTCCTGCCAATGATCATGCATATCCTGTGGGAGGTAATGTCATATCCGAAGCTTACCAACTATTTCAAACATTCAAACGGCTTTTTGTCGATCTCATCCTCACTTTTGTGGATAGAGATGGTAGCCAATCCTACTTTCGCCATCTTAACCCCATTCAAGCCTTTCATGTTGTCGAGATTGAACTTGGATTTGCATATGATATGCTTTACACCAAGGCTAACGTGGTGTATACGTTTAGGGGGCTCATGCTTCGCCTTATTAGTTCTTTTTTCCTTCTTCTGGTAACTGTGGGATTCTATTTTCTCAGTGATATGAGCAACTACCACTTCATTGACATTGTCATTACTTACCTAATAATTGGTGTTGCCATTTTACTGGAAATAGTTGCTGTTATTACCATGCTCTGCTCAGACTGGACCGATCATTGGTTGAGCCAGCGAAAAATGACTCGGAATGCCCTCATATTCCCATTCCTAAAAAACCCGACCAAACTAAGGTGGTCTGGCTCCACTGCACAGTTTGAGCTACTAAGTGTCGCTCTTGAAGAGAAGCCTGCTACCTTCTTGCAAGTTCAGAAATTCTTTGGGATAGATAATATTCGAGTACAGCACCGTTACAAGACTTACAGCAAAGTTACAGACAACCTAAAATATTTGATTTATACTCAGTTTCGTGAGCTCATGGTTGTCAACTCCGATCCCAGAGTGTTATGCACTCACAGAGGTAGTTTTTCTCTAAGACATACGGATTGTAATGCTCTTCGATGGAGTGTTACTGAAGTCGAATTCGATCAGAGCATTCTTATATGGCACATTGCTACCTCTCTTTGCTACTACGGAGATCTTGACCTTACCGATGAAGTCAATGCTAATATCTACCGGACTGAAAGCAAGCACATATCTGACTATCTGCTGTATCTTCTCATCTCTTATCCAGTTATGCTGCCTGTTGGTATTGGTATGATCCGGTATCGTGACACTTGCGCTGAAGCCATGCGGTTCTTCAAAGAAAAAGGGCCAATTACTGAAAAGGTTGAAGCCTGTGTCAAGCTGCTTGAAGTTGATTCTCTTGAGGTTTTACCTAGTAAAGTGAAGGGAGATCGATGCAAATCTGCTCTTTTTGATGGTTGTAGGCTCGCGTTAACTTTGAAAAAGATGGAAATGGAACGCATGTGGACAGTAACAAGTCAAGTATGGATTGAGATTATGGCTCATGCTGCTACTCACTGCAGAGGGTTTCACCACGAGCAGCAGCTTCGCAAAGGGGGAGAGTTTTTGACTCATGTTTGGCTTTTGATGGCACATTTGGGCATTACCGAGCAGTTCCAGGTCTCTCAAGGCCATGCTAGAGCTAGAGTTAATGTGCTCTAA